In the Vulpes vulpes isolate BD-2025 chromosome 12, VulVul3, whole genome shotgun sequence genome, CCTGCCGGCGCGTGCCGGCGCTCCGGTTACGCGTTATCAGCCCGGGGCGCGGGTCAGGCTGCCGGGCGCTCGCGGGGCCGGCCCCGCGGGGTCCGGGCGCGTGTGGGGCCGCGCAGGCTCCTCGGCGTGGGTGCCCGCCTGCTCCGCGGCCGCCTGGGACCCCGCCCGGGACCCCGCCCGGGTCAGGAATCTCACAATCTCGCCCGCGCTCTGCCCGGCGGGGAGAAATCCGATCGCGCCCTGAGTAGGGCCCAATCTCCGCGATCTCCCGCGCGCAGCCTGCTCGCCTGGGCTTCCCCGGGCGCCGGCGCGCCGCAGTGCGGGAGGTCGCCGCGGGCCGCCGCGGGCCGCCTGGgcggggtgggcggggtgggCGAGTCgacccgcccctcccccgcccgctcGGGCCGCCGGCTCCCTGGGTCCgcttcggggcggggggggggggggggggggttgttttccTTTGGTCCCGCCTGGTAGCAAAGGTTCCTTTCCTAGTTGACAGGAAGCGGTAGTTTTTGTTGACTTCATCGTCGGTGAAATTCCGTGTAGATCTGTATGCCAAGTACACGCGACATCTTGTGTAAAAGACTTCCTGGGCAGTTGTATTCATGGGTTTGGATCTCAGATAAAGCTGGGCAGGAGGTTGGCCCATCCAGACAAATGATTTTGTAAACTGTCAAATTAACTTTAAGAAATATGGAGCATCGGGGAAGCATTCTCTTTATACTCCCAGTAGCGTTCTTAGATTCGAAACGTTACCTAAGATTTAATTAGATTAggtagctttttatttattaccAAGTTCTTCTGTTCTAGAAAAAATGcgtatttcctttttaagtatttttcacttgcttttttttttttttataaatgatgcCTGAAATATTGATTTTTGAGCCACCTAAGACCCAACAGTACAACTGCATGAAGCAATCTGAATGATACAGCATTTTGCATGGATTACTAAATAGAATTAGTCCTGAGACCTTTGAGCCTGGAAGGTCCTATTAAGCAGCTTCCACCTTGAGTAGagaagaagagattttaaaaattcatgtggtTTTATAATTTGTCTAAAtgctacttcaaaaaaaaaaaaaaagaaagaaagaaaaccaaacaggTATATTACTTAAATAGTTGAGTAGGGTGGGAAGAAATAGATGTCAAGTCAAAATATCAAATACATAATTACAAAGCTGATCATTGTagtaaagaaaaaacaggaaattgCACAATCAGGACTCCTAACCTAGGGAAAGTGGGGTCGGAAATCagatttctttcagaaattttatatatGCTGGGAGCTGAGGAGTGAATATCAGGTGAAGACAGAAGTTGGGGTTGAAGGGAGAGAAGACCATTGCAGTAGAGGGAATGGCCTTTGAAAAAAAGCCTGGGAGTGTGGAGAGAGATGAAAGATACTGTGATTTGAGCAGAAGAGTTGCATGAGATCAAACTGAAGAGATAGACAACGGATTATCATGCCTAATTTCTACTTCACTTTTGGATCTCACTTTAAATGTCCCTACCTCAGAGTGGTTGTCTTTGATTCCCTAGTCAAAATTTGGCTTTTTCTGTGATAatcatttatttcagtctttaCTCTTCTTTTGTAATGTGTAGGTAGGATCTTAACTTTTTTATACCTTTATTGGTTTAAGGTCAGCCTTTCCATTAGACTAAGTTCCATGAAACTGACCAGGGATCACATGTATTGTGTACACTTCTGATTTCCTAGCAGTGCTTCTCATGGGGCTagtgtgaaagaataaatgtagCCTATAAGATAATATACTAAAACtggtttttctcccctttttctctAGTGTCTTGCTTTCCATGACATTTCCCCTCAAGCACCAACTCATTTTCTGGTGATACCCAAGAAGCATATATCCCAGATCTCTGTAGCAGAAGATGATGATGAAAGTGTAAGTAAATTTACTAACACAATtgatttccttgcctttttttttttttttaatttgggagattgggcagcctgggtggctcagcggtttaacgccgcctttggtccagggtgtgatcctggagaccagaatcaagtcccacatctggctccctgcatggagcctgcttctccctctgcctgtgtctctgcctctttctctctctctgtgtctctcatgagtaaataaatagaatctttaaaataaatctataaataaatttgGGAGACTAAATTTTGACCTGAAAGTGATGTCACATTTTCATCTTCTTAAGGGTATTATTGAGGGGGGAAAACACAATCATTTGGAAGTCAGTGCAATGTAGAAAAagtttgatttcttaaaattgatatagttgacacaaaattatgttttaggtgtgcaacatagtggtttgatatttgtatattacaaaatgatcaccacagtcaagttaacatccatcaccacaaattcttttttttttttttaaattttatttatttattcatgagagacacagagagcgagcgaggcagagatacaggcagaggaagaagcaggctccatgcagggagcctgatgtgggactccatcctggtctCCAGCCAGggcgtgccctgggctgaaggcagcactaaagtgcagagccacctgggctgccccatcacCACAAATTCTTAAACACGATGGTTCCTAACAAGAAATAGTTGGTGAGACccgtttttcctttttttaaaaagattatttgagaggaagagcgGGAGTACATTTGagtaggggtggggcagagggagaaggagaagcaggccccccactgagcagggagccccaggctgggcttgattccaggacccttagatcatgacctgagtcgaaaacgcttaaccagctgagtcacccgggcaccCTTCATTTTTCCTCAATAAAGAAATAGTACGTCATACAGGGGAGGGTTCAGTGATTCTGTTTCTGTTAATgatttaaaggagagaaaaatcattATTTGGTTTTGCCAGACATATAGGCCTTAATTAAATGTTTTCCTAATGCTCCTTGTGGTAGATTGTATAATTGTTTATAAATACTGGCTCTTCTTCAGAAGTGCTTTAATACTTGCTGCGTTATTGAAGTCAGGCCTGGTCATGTGACTTGATTTGGCTGGCAGTTGCAAGCAGAAGTGATATTTCTTGCATAGAAACTATaagagagggggatccctgggtggcgcagcggtttggcgcctgcctttggcccagggcacgatcctggagactcgggatcgaatcccacgtcaggctcccggtccatggagcctgcttctccctctggctgtgtctctgcctctctctctctctcactgtgtgcctatcataaataaataaaataaatttaaaaaaaaaaaaaaaaaaaaaaagaaactataagagaggggatccctgggtggctcagcggtttggcgctgcctttggcccagggtgcgatcctggagtcccgggatggagtcccgcgttgggctccccgcatggagcctgcttttccctcctcctgtgtctctgcctctctctctctctctctctctctctctctctctctcatgaatcaatcaatcaatctaaaaaattctttttttttttttttttaaatttttttttttttaattaatttatttatttattatagtcacagagagagagaggcagagacataggcagagggagagaagcaggctccatgcaccgggagcctgatgtgggattcgatcccggttctccaggatcgtgccctgggccaaaggcaggcgccaaaccgctgcgccacccagggatcccaatctaaaaaattcttataaaaaaaaaagaaactataagagACTAGCACTTGGTTATGTTGTGGCTTCACTTTGCCACTATGGTCTTACAGAGACTACTCCATCAGCCTAGTTTTCAAGGTGAAAAAATTGAGGAATTTAGAGCCTAGTCAACTTGTGATGAGCATGTAGTGAGCACAAGAAATATATCTTTGTTGTAAACCAGtatttggggtggtttgttaccaCAGCTTAACCAAATCTAGCCTGATTGATATACTCTCCtgttaaaagaaaggaagatgtatttaacatttaaacaACCCActtggaaaatgattttaaaattgttttaattgagCAGATTTATATCTAATTTGTTTATTGGAATTAGTAATGAATAAATAGCTAATCTATgggtttttaattataaattatgttgTGTTAGTATTAATGCCCAGTAGGGTACGTTTTAATTTGGTAGTCTTTTAATATATGAACTTGGTAGTATGTTATTTAGTGGCAAGAATTTGTAAATTGCCTATTgcttaagaaacttttttttcttttccagcttcttgGACATTTAATGATTGTTGGCAAGAAATGTGCTGCTGATCTGGGCCTGAAGAAAGGTTATCGAATGGTGGTGAATGAAGGTTCAGATGGGGGACAGTCTGTCTATCATGTTCATCTTCATGTTCTTGGAGGCCGGCAGATGAATTGGCCTCCTGGTTAAGCATGTTTTAGGGATAATTTTCCCTTCTCTAGGCAATGATCAATATTTCTAAGTTCCAGTATGTTAAACAGTATACTTACTTTTGCCTGTGTATGGATAGATTgaggaagtaatttttaaaacccatATATAATAAAAGACAATGTTGCATGGTTTATAGTTTCTCTGACtcttgtatttgattttttttttttttaagattttatttatttattcatagacacagagagagagagagagaggcagagacacaggcagagggagaagtaagctccatgcagggagcccgatgtgggactcgatcccgggtctccaggagcacaccccaggctgcaggcggcgccaaaccactgcaccactgggactgcccttgtatttgatttatttaaaaaaaaaaaattgttggaacATCTGAAGGTAGAGTTCATAATTTgggaggtttttgggtttttcttcCCAAAGAGGACACTACACATGTACATTGTTAGAATGGTGTGACTGGTTTCTGAAGGCGAATTACAAGATTTCACCAATTTGGTTTTAGCTTTGAAATAATCCTTTTAGGGTAAGATATTAGTCCAGGAGAAGATTTCCTAATCTAATTCTCTGTTTTCTGAGGAACAAAGGAGTATCCTAGAGTATGGGGATAATTTAGAAGGGATGAAAATAGATTTGTCACAGAATCTTTGATGACCATGTGAAGCCATACATTGGTATTTCTTTTGCTATCTAAACtgtctaaatatttattataatcatATTGCTTAGAATTAACTTTCCAAATTGAAAACTCACTGTTTTGAATGTACATGTGCACACtagcaaaaatatttaagttgtaCATGAATCTGGCTTATGTGGAGTTGGGGAGGGCACCTCATGGTATGAGTTCTCCTTATATAGACTGACTAGCCTTTTTTAGTTGTACCATGCACCTTAGCCTTTCTGAGATGCTGTAGGGCAAGTAGTTTTGTCTTTTGGCTTTCCTTCACATAGGCACTTAACATTTTCAGAAACTTACTTGATATTTCCTGTCTGCCTTACTTTCCTCTTTGATAATCTTTGTGCTTATGGATTACTTCCATTATTAATCTCTCTATAGACCATTTTAGTAAGGTTTGACACTAATTGAAaacttttttctctacattttaaattatgttattgatttttaaatatctgggGCAATTAGGAATATTGGCATTtcagtcttaaaataattttttcctaattgtcatttttaaacttttttatggtgtttaaaatatttgcataatgtgtcaagtttttaatttatttcatattttaaaaagccttcccatcccaggaagatttttaaaaatcattattttttcctcaagACTTTAATGGGTTTATGTActtctaggacttttttttttttttaaagtgagctgTAGCCCAAGATGGGACTTgaatttatgaccctgagatcgagagtcagatgctccgtTGACTAGGAGCCAACTAGGCactctgacttttttttcaatGAGGGAAGATGTGGGGAGTGTGGGGAGGAGTTTGGGAAGGACTTGTACCATTATAAAGGATGTAATAATGAGAGAACCATTTGTATTATGTTTAAGAGGGTAGAATCTGCTTTCTTGAGGCATATTCTCTTTCCCACCGATTTCTTCAAACCAGTGCTAATAAGTCAGGTAGACAACTAAGTTGTCTTGCTGGTTGTGCCTCTTGACCTTTCTGCCTTAAACAGGCTTGTGGAA is a window encoding:
- the HINT1 gene encoding adenosine 5'-monophosphoramidase HINT1 encodes the protein MADEIAKAQAARPGGDTIFGKIIRKEIPAKIIFEDDQCLAFHDISPQAPTHFLVIPKKHISQISVAEDDDESLLGHLMIVGKKCAADLGLKKGYRMVVNEGSDGGQSVYHVHLHVLGGRQMNWPPG